The following proteins come from a genomic window of Helicobacter canadensis MIT 98-5491:
- a CDS encoding branched-chain amino acid ABC transporter permease, which yields MSKWQRFYDSNPTSATLGGHFLLYIGVIIVLFLAQCFLNDYVLRIFNNILIFIILAVSYNLINGVTGQLSLEPNGFVAIGAYITALMLLDEDSKLGMFDLADPHPFILSMNSELLPALLCSGLVAAFIAILLAFPVFRVRGDYLAIVTLGFGFIIKILAINNPEWTNGAIGLNEIPNNADSVVGGLRNLMQGWIASPSLPEFLKESLAFIYKHSFENGADITVLFWSGILAAAAVILILQVVSSKYGRAMKAVRDDEDAAIAMGINTFKIKTFAFSTSAFLEGVGGGLMAVLLTTIDPKIFGFELTFQLLIIIVLGGLGSTSGAILGAILVIGGGEWLRFLDQPLVFFGTDFGTYPGLRMVFFSLILLIIMLFAREGIMGKKEIWDLKPRFFGIFGRRA from the coding sequence ATGAGTAAATGGCAAAGATTTTATGATTCTAACCCTACAAGTGCGACTTTAGGTGGGCATTTTTTGCTTTATATTGGCGTAATTATAGTTTTATTTTTAGCACAATGTTTTTTGAATGATTATGTTTTAAGAATCTTTAATAACATTTTGATTTTTATCATTCTTGCTGTGAGTTATAACTTGATTAATGGAGTAACTGGGCAGCTTTCTTTGGAACCTAATGGATTTGTGGCGATTGGAGCTTATATTACAGCTTTAATGCTTTTAGATGAGGATTCAAAGCTTGGAATGTTTGATTTAGCTGATCCGCATCCTTTCATTTTAAGTATGAATAGTGAATTGCTTCCTGCCTTGCTTTGTAGCGGATTGGTAGCGGCTTTTATTGCTATTTTACTTGCTTTTCCTGTCTTTAGAGTAAGAGGCGATTATTTGGCTATTGTAACTTTAGGTTTTGGATTTATTATTAAAATTTTGGCAATCAATAATCCTGAATGGACTAATGGCGCTATTGGATTAAATGAGATTCCTAATAATGCTGATTCTGTAGTGGGTGGATTGCGAAATTTAATGCAAGGTTGGATAGCTTCTCCAAGTCTTCCAGAATTCCTTAAAGAGTCTTTAGCATTCATCTATAAACATTCTTTTGAAAATGGTGCGGATATTACCGTGCTTTTTTGGAGTGGCATTTTAGCAGCGGCGGCAGTTATTTTAATTTTGCAGGTTGTGTCTTCTAAATATGGTAGAGCAATGAAGGCAGTCAGAGATGATGAAGATGCAGCAATTGCAATGGGCATTAATACTTTTAAAATCAAGACTTTTGCTTTTTCTACTAGTGCATTTTTAGAAGGGGTTGGTGGTGGATTAATGGCAGTTTTATTAACCACTATTGATCCTAAAATTTTTGGTTTTGAATTAACTTTCCAGCTTTTAATTATCATTGTGCTTGGCGGACTTGGTAGCACAAGTGGTGCAATTTTAGGTGCAATTTTGGTTATTGGTGGAGGAGAGTGGCTTAGGTTTTTAGATCAGCCTTTAGTATTTTTTGGGACAGATTTTGGAACTTATCCGGGATTAAGAATGGTCTTTTTCTCCCTTATTTTACTTATTATTATGCTTTTTGCAAGAGAAGGAATTATGGGTAAAAAAGAAATATGGGATTTGAAACCTAGATTTTTTGGAATCTTTGGCAGGAGAGCGTGA
- a CDS encoding ABC transporter ATP-binding protein gives MALLELENVSIAFGGLKAIDNVSFEVKENTIFGLIGPNGAGKTTMFNIITANYKPTSGKVSFCGRNISQFKPNAIVNLGIARTFQNIRLFASMSVLENVLIGLHNEAKYSFFEAMFRVGRYFKEEKRIKNKAIELLEYLGLGDKINLPANSLSYGNSRKVEIARALATNPKMLLLDEPAAGMNPKETEELCELILKMKKDFNLSVLLIEHDMPFVNKLCSEVLVLDYGKKLFSGTPQEAINDKQVIAAYLGDYYAKN, from the coding sequence ATGGCATTACTAGAATTAGAGAATGTAAGCATTGCTTTTGGCGGATTAAAGGCGATTGATAATGTAAGCTTTGAAGTAAAAGAAAACACGATTTTTGGGCTAATTGGTCCAAATGGTGCAGGTAAAACCACAATGTTTAATATCATCACTGCTAATTATAAACCCACAAGTGGTAAAGTATCCTTTTGTGGGCGAAATATTTCTCAATTTAAACCTAATGCCATTGTAAATCTTGGTATAGCAAGAACTTTTCAAAATATTCGGCTTTTTGCTTCAATGAGTGTGTTAGAAAATGTTTTAATTGGATTGCACAATGAGGCAAAATATAGTTTTTTTGAAGCGATGTTTAGAGTGGGTAGATATTTTAAAGAAGAAAAGAGAATCAAAAATAAAGCGATTGAATTGCTAGAATATTTAGGGCTTGGAGATAAAATTAATTTACCAGCTAATTCCTTAAGTTATGGAAATAGCCGTAAGGTTGAGATTGCAAGAGCACTAGCTACTAATCCTAAAATGCTTTTGCTAGATGAGCCTGCTGCAGGGATGAATCCAAAAGAAACTGAAGAATTGTGTGAGCTAATCTTAAAAATGAAAAAAGATTTTAATTTGAGTGTGTTGCTAATTGAACACGATATGCCTTTTGTTAATAAACTATGTTCTGAAGTATTAGTATTGGATTATGGTAAAAAGCTTTTTAGCGGAACACCCCAAGAAGCGATTAATGATAAGCAAGTGATTGCTGCATATTTAGGGGATTATTATGCTAAAAATTGA
- a CDS encoding NAD-dependent epimerase, whose product MKILVTGTAGFIGSFLALRLLQRGDEVIGLDCINDYYDVRIKYGRLKNAGISQEKISYNTLIQSEKYPNYRFINLKLEDRENLFSLFKNEKFDKVCNLAAQAGVRYSLVNPYAYIDSNIVGFVNILEACRHHNIKHLAYASSSSVYGLNESMPFSTSDNVDHPISLYAASKKSNELMAHTYSYLFNLPTTGLRFFTVYGPWGRPDMALFLFTKAILEGKAIDVFNHGEMLRDFTYIDDIVEGVVRVIDNIPTPNPQWNGKNPDPHSSKAPYKIYNIGNNNPIKLMDFIEAIEKEVGKVAKKNMLPLQPGDVPATYANVDDLVSELNYKPNTSIQTGIKNFVKWYREFFEV is encoded by the coding sequence ATGAAAATCTTAGTTACAGGAACAGCAGGATTTATTGGTTCATTTCTTGCATTAAGACTCCTTCAAAGAGGAGATGAAGTAATTGGGCTTGACTGCATTAATGATTATTATGATGTTAGAATCAAATATGGTAGGCTTAAAAATGCCGGAATCTCTCAAGAAAAAATTTCATACAATACTCTTATCCAAAGTGAAAAATACCCCAATTATCGCTTTATTAATTTAAAATTAGAAGATAGAGAAAATCTTTTTTCACTTTTTAAAAATGAGAAGTTTGATAAGGTTTGCAATCTTGCTGCACAAGCTGGAGTGCGTTACTCTTTAGTTAATCCATATGCTTATATTGATAGTAATATCGTAGGTTTTGTGAATATTTTAGAAGCTTGCAGACATCATAATATCAAACATTTAGCCTATGCTTCAAGCTCTTCAGTCTATGGACTTAATGAATCAATGCCCTTTAGCACAAGCGACAATGTAGATCACCCTATTAGTCTTTATGCAGCAAGCAAAAAAAGTAATGAGCTAATGGCTCACACTTACTCCTATCTTTTTAATCTTCCTACAACTGGATTACGATTTTTTACCGTTTATGGTCCTTGGGGTCGTCCTGATATGGCATTATTTCTCTTTACTAAGGCTATTTTGGAAGGCAAGGCTATTGATGTTTTTAATCATGGAGAAATGCTAAGAGATTTTACTTATATTGATGATATTGTAGAGGGAGTTGTAAGAGTGATTGATAATATCCCTACTCCAAATCCACAATGGAATGGAAAAAATCCTGATCCCCATAGCTCAAAAGCTCCTTACAAAATCTATAATATTGGTAATAATAATCCCATCAAACTGATGGATTTTATTGAAGCCATTGAGAAAGAAGTTGGGAAAGTTGCTAAGAAAAATATGCTTCCTTTGCAGCCTGGGGATGTCCCTGCGACTTATGCTAATGTTGATGATCTAGTTAGTGAACTAAACTATAAACCTAACACTTCCATTCAAACAGGAATTAAAAACTTTGTAAAATGGTATCGAGAATTTTTTGAAGTCTAA
- a CDS encoding branched-chain amino acid ABC transporter permease yields MDILTFVQQCINGLSLGSMYALIAIGYTMVYGCLRLINFAHADIIMVGAFLSFFAVSSLGLPFYASVIFAVVICMILGVGIDRVAYLPLRSAPRISMLITAIGVSFFLENLFNVLFGSTPRFFSSPEFFAKTFNFSNISITYITIIVPIVTLILLVALLQFLYRTKQGMAIRATAFDINTVRLMGINVNNIIGLVFVIGSALAGIGGIFYAISYPTIDPLMGIMIGLKAFAAAVLGGIGSVGGAVLGGFILGFTEVMAVAVFPELGGYKDAFAFLFLILVLLFRPVGIMGDWRLEKSRF; encoded by the coding sequence TTGGATATTTTGACTTTTGTGCAGCAATGTATTAATGGGCTTAGCCTAGGGAGTATGTATGCGCTCATAGCCATTGGTTATACTATGGTTTATGGGTGTTTGCGTTTGATTAACTTTGCTCACGCTGATATTATTATGGTTGGGGCATTTTTAAGCTTTTTTGCTGTAAGCTCACTTGGGTTACCCTTTTATGCTTCAGTTATTTTTGCAGTCGTAATTTGTATGATTTTAGGAGTGGGGATTGATAGAGTGGCTTATTTGCCTTTGCGTTCTGCACCTAGAATCTCTATGCTAATTACTGCCATTGGTGTTAGTTTCTTTTTAGAGAATCTTTTTAATGTGTTATTTGGATCAACTCCGCGTTTTTTTAGTTCCCCTGAGTTTTTTGCAAAAACCTTTAATTTTTCTAATATTAGCATCACTTATATTACAATCATTGTTCCAATAGTAACCTTGATTTTGTTGGTTGCATTATTGCAGTTTTTGTATCGGACAAAGCAGGGAATGGCTATTAGAGCTACTGCATTTGATATTAATACGGTGCGATTAATGGGTATTAATGTAAATAATATTATTGGACTTGTTTTTGTTATTGGAAGTGCTTTAGCGGGGATTGGTGGAATCTTTTATGCTATTTCTTATCCTACTATCGATCCATTAATGGGAATTATGATTGGTTTAAAAGCTTTTGCGGCGGCGGTTTTAGGTGGAATTGGAAGTGTGGGCGGTGCGGTGCTTGGTGGATTTATTTTAGGTTTTACTGAAGTAATGGCAGTGGCTGTATTTCCGGAACTTGGAGGATACAAAGATGCTTTTGCGTTTTTGTTTTTAATTCTTGTCTTGCTTTTTCGACCGGTTGGAATTATGGGCGATTGGCGTTTAGAAAAAAGTCGTTTTTAA
- a CDS encoding ABC transporter ATP-binding protein yields MLKIENLEVYYGLIAGLKGINFHIEEHEIITLIGSNGAGKTSTLNGIVHSVKTKGKVYFFGADISNIPTHKIIQRGIALVPEGRHIFVNLSVDENLRMGAYNNDENFLAMKEKMYSLFPRLKERYKQMAGTMSGGEQQMLAIARALMSEPKLLMLDEPSLGLAPKVVGELFEIISNLRENGITILLVEQNAFAALKVANRAYVLENGKITMGGDAKEILQNPEIKKLYLGG; encoded by the coding sequence ATGCTAAAAATTGAGAATCTAGAAGTTTATTATGGCTTGATTGCCGGATTAAAAGGGATTAATTTTCATATTGAAGAGCACGAAATTATTACGCTTATTGGAAGTAATGGTGCAGGAAAAACTTCCACTTTAAATGGCATTGTCCATAGTGTTAAAACCAAAGGAAAAGTTTATTTTTTTGGAGCAGATATTTCAAATATTCCTACTCACAAAATTATTCAGCGAGGAATTGCACTTGTCCCAGAAGGAAGGCATATTTTTGTCAATCTTAGTGTGGATGAAAATTTAAGAATGGGTGCTTATAATAATGATGAAAATTTTCTAGCAATGAAAGAGAAAATGTATTCTCTCTTTCCCCGCTTAAAAGAGCGTTATAAACAAATGGCGGGCACAATGAGTGGTGGAGAGCAGCAAATGCTTGCCATTGCTAGAGCATTAATGAGTGAGCCAAAGCTTCTAATGCTTGATGAACCAAGCCTTGGATTAGCGCCTAAAGTAGTGGGAGAACTTTTTGAAATTATTAGTAATTTAAGGGAGAATGGAATTACAATTTTGTTAGTAGAACAAAATGCCTTTGCTGCTTTGAAAGTCGCCAATAGAGCTTATGTGCTTGAAAATGGTAAGATTACAATGGGCGGTGATGCAAAAGAGATTTTGCAAAATCCAGAGATTAAAAAGCTCTATTTGGGCGGTTAA
- a CDS encoding pyridoxal-phosphate-dependent aminotransferase family protein, with protein sequence MLLFTPGPTPTPEFVRLAMSAPTIHHRTQEFEEIFATTRNLLKEMLKTQEVLMLASSGSGAMEACVTSLCENKLLSINSGKFGERFGKIANSFGIPCVEIKNPWDIPASLDSVMEALNNNPEIDAFCIQACESAGGLRHPYEIIAKAIKDFNPEIMVIVDGITAMGVEPLDVSCVDALIGGSQKAFMLPPGMSIIGLSQKAIEKIERRNVGFYFNLKTELKNQIKNTTAWTAPTTIIIGLCAFLQEAKKIGFENIYQDTKARSLACDMALEGINLKIYPTIPALAMTTIADEQSDEIRKILKNEFSVNVAGGQDHLKGKIFRINHMGMVPLSEISWVINAIELSLEKLGRRKFNGFANQIFLEQYYKIKNQG encoded by the coding sequence ATGTTACTTTTTACCCCAGGACCTACTCCTACTCCAGAATTTGTGCGTCTTGCAATGAGTGCTCCAACCATTCATCATCGCACACAAGAATTTGAAGAAATTTTTGCTACCACAAGGAATCTTCTTAAAGAAATGCTAAAAACACAAGAAGTTTTAATGCTTGCAAGCTCGGGAAGTGGTGCAATGGAAGCGTGTGTAACTTCACTTTGCGAAAACAAACTTCTTAGTATCAATAGTGGAAAATTTGGAGAAAGATTTGGAAAAATCGCCAATAGCTTTGGTATCCCTTGCGTTGAAATCAAAAATCCATGGGATATTCCTGCAAGTCTAGATTCGGTAATGGAAGCCTTAAACAATAATCCTGAAATTGATGCTTTTTGCATTCAAGCGTGTGAGAGTGCAGGTGGATTGAGACATCCTTATGAGATTATTGCTAAAGCTATTAAAGACTTTAACCCTGAAATTATGGTTATTGTTGATGGAATAACAGCTATGGGAGTAGAACCCCTTGATGTTAGTTGTGTTGATGCACTCATTGGCGGTTCACAAAAAGCTTTTATGCTTCCTCCTGGTATGAGTATTATAGGACTTAGTCAAAAAGCCATCGAAAAAATAGAAAGACGCAATGTGGGATTTTATTTTAATCTTAAAACAGAACTTAAAAATCAAATCAAAAATACCACGGCTTGGACAGCACCAACAACTATTATTATAGGGCTTTGTGCATTTTTACAAGAAGCAAAAAAAATTGGCTTTGAGAATATCTACCAAGATACCAAAGCAAGATCTCTTGCGTGTGATATGGCATTAGAAGGAATTAATCTAAAAATCTACCCTACAATACCAGCCCTTGCAATGACTACAATTGCAGATGAGCAAAGCGATGAAATTAGAAAGATTCTTAAAAATGAATTTTCTGTTAATGTCGCGGGAGGACAAGATCATCTAAAAGGCAAGATCTTTAGAATTAACCATATGGGAATGGTGCCTTTAAGTGAAATTTCTTGGGTTATTAATGCAATCGAACTTAGTCTTGAAAAACTTGGGCGACGCAAATTCAATGGCTTTGCCAATCAAATTTTCTTAGAACAATATTATAAAATCAAAAATCAAGGGTAA
- a CDS encoding ABC transporter substrate-binding protein yields MKKIFLSMALVGSFMFAEEVKIGVVLPVSGAVGGFGELGKRGIDLAYKAQNKTKNGDTITIVFVDNKSDKIESANAMQKLVSSDKVSVVIGPMISTNALAMTKIADDNQTPLIAPVATNDRVTKGKKFVSRISFADSFQGIIAANLAFKDLGAKKAAILFDNSSDYSIGLTKAFRNQFKKLGGQIVIETNAQAGTKDFKAQLSSIKAANPDVLYLPIYYNEGALIALQAKQLGISIPTIGGDGLVSNQIFFDVAKEAGEGYMVTDYYSTSSKQTPKGEAFIKEYEATYNEPVSTFSAMLADAYGIAVAAIEECGAQDRVCINDKIRNVKDYEGISGKFSLQNGEAIRSAVINQIQNGKLVYKTTIEP; encoded by the coding sequence ATGAAAAAGATTTTTTTATCAATGGCTTTAGTAGGTAGCTTTATGTTTGCAGAAGAAGTTAAAATTGGTGTTGTATTGCCTGTTAGTGGTGCTGTTGGCGGGTTTGGTGAGCTTGGTAAGCGTGGAATTGATCTTGCCTATAAAGCACAAAATAAAACCAAAAATGGTGATACTATCACTATTGTTTTTGTGGATAATAAAAGCGATAAAATTGAATCGGCTAATGCGATGCAAAAGTTAGTTTCTAGCGATAAAGTGAGCGTTGTTATTGGTCCTATGATTTCAACCAATGCACTTGCTATGACAAAGATTGCTGATGATAATCAAACTCCACTTATTGCGCCAGTTGCAACTAATGATAGAGTAACAAAGGGCAAAAAATTTGTTTCAAGAATCTCTTTTGCGGATAGTTTTCAAGGAATCATAGCAGCAAACTTAGCCTTTAAAGATTTGGGTGCAAAGAAAGCAGCAATTTTATTTGACAATAGTAGTGATTACTCTATAGGGCTAACAAAAGCTTTTAGAAATCAATTTAAAAAACTCGGCGGACAAATTGTAATTGAAACCAATGCTCAAGCAGGAACTAAAGATTTTAAAGCGCAACTTTCAAGCATTAAGGCGGCTAATCCTGATGTTTTATATTTGCCAATTTATTACAATGAAGGTGCTTTGATTGCTTTACAAGCCAAACAACTTGGAATTTCAATTCCTACAATTGGTGGTGATGGGTTAGTTTCTAATCAAATCTTTTTTGATGTAGCAAAGGAAGCAGGTGAAGGTTATATGGTAACAGATTATTATTCTACAAGTTCTAAACAGACACCCAAAGGCGAGGCGTTTATCAAAGAATATGAAGCCACTTACAATGAACCTGTAAGCACTTTTAGTGCTATGCTTGCAGATGCTTATGGAATAGCAGTGGCGGCTATTGAAGAATGTGGAGCTCAAGATAGAGTGTGCATTAATGATAAGATTCGTAATGTAAAAGATTATGAAGGAATTAGCGGTAAATTTTCACTTCAAAATGGTGAGGCAATCCGCAGTGCTGTTATCAATCAAATCCAAAATGGTAAATTAGTTTATAAAACAACAATTGAACCATAA
- the rpsI gene encoding 30S ribosomal protein S9, with product MAKIYATGKRKTAIAKVWLTSGSGKLSINGMNLNDWLGGHEAIKMKVMQPLLLTKQEKSVDIVATTMGSGYSAQAEALRHGISKALVTYDTNFRAILKPKGLLTRDSRVVERKKYGKRKARRSPQFSKR from the coding sequence ATGGCAAAGATTTATGCAACAGGAAAAAGAAAAACAGCAATTGCTAAAGTATGGCTAACTTCAGGAAGTGGAAAACTTAGTATTAATGGAATGAATTTGAATGATTGGTTAGGTGGTCATGAGGCTATTAAAATGAAAGTAATGCAGCCATTACTTCTTACTAAACAAGAAAAGAGTGTGGATATTGTAGCAACAACAATGGGAAGTGGTTATTCTGCACAAGCAGAAGCATTGCGACATGGAATTTCAAAAGCATTGGTTACTTATGATACAAATTTCCGTGCTATTCTTAAGCCAAAAGGTTTGCTTACACGAGATTCAAGAGTTGTTGAACGCAAAAAATATGGAAAAAGAAAAGCAAGAAGAAGTCCTCAATTTTCAAAAAGATAA
- a CDS encoding methyl-accepting chemotaxis protein: MFDGKCKAELQKALEENRLLKAEIQRLQEEKRSLQEQIETSTKSEEHSNDDIKIFKDMTLGLAKSCSTNLKTLQDDFAKSVDLLYSAKDFATENIKHTTQTQSVMIEGLSNMTAKLSDFNNMITQVQNDFTAISSVISLITDISDQTNLLALNAAIEAARAGEHGRGFAVVADEVRKLAERTQKATKEIEMNIQVVQQNFSEVQTSTDEIIKEMEVLGTQNETLEKIQSSAAQISQGTQQILTTTFIGLVKLDHLLFKINGYSAIFTEDMEVKFVGHHDCRLGKWYDSGNGKENYSTLPSYPLIEAPHQGVHDNIIAGYEVMKSHGGTKDCMEEISKYFKQAEIESNNVVKYLDNLAAEKSATL, from the coding sequence ATGTTTGATGGGAAATGTAAAGCGGAATTACAAAAAGCATTGGAGGAAAATAGGCTTTTAAAAGCTGAAATTCAAAGATTACAAGAGGAAAAAAGAAGTTTGCAGGAGCAAATTGAGACAAGCACTAAAAGTGAAGAGCATAGCAACGATGACATTAAAATTTTTAAAGATATGACTTTAGGGTTAGCAAAAAGCTGTAGCACAAATCTTAAAACTTTACAAGATGATTTTGCTAAATCTGTGGATTTACTCTATAGTGCTAAAGATTTTGCGACTGAGAATATTAAACATACAACTCAAACTCAAAGTGTTATGATTGAAGGTCTTTCAAATATGACAGCCAAACTTTCTGATTTTAATAACATGATTACACAAGTGCAAAATGACTTTACAGCTATCTCTAGTGTTATTTCTCTTATTACCGATATTTCTGATCAAACCAATCTCCTTGCATTAAATGCCGCTATTGAAGCAGCAAGGGCAGGGGAACACGGAAGAGGTTTTGCGGTTGTTGCTGATGAGGTTAGAAAATTGGCAGAACGCACACAAAAAGCAACCAAAGAAATTGAGATGAATATTCAAGTGGTGCAACAAAACTTCTCAGAAGTGCAAACTTCTACCGATGAAATTATTAAAGAAATGGAAGTTTTGGGGACACAAAATGAAACTTTAGAAAAAATTCAAAGTTCAGCAGCTCAAATTAGTCAAGGAACACAACAAATTTTAACTACAACTTTTATAGGGCTTGTTAAGCTTGATCACTTGCTTTTTAAGATTAATGGTTATAGTGCTATCTTTACTGAAGATATGGAAGTTAAGTTTGTTGGTCATCATGATTGTCGTTTGGGTAAATGGTATGATAGTGGAAATGGAAAAGAAAATTATTCTACATTGCCTAGTTATCCACTTATTGAAGCACCACATCAAGGTGTTCATGATAATATTATTGCGGGTTATGAAGTTATGAAAAGCCATGGTGGAACTAAAGATTGTATGGAAGAAATTAGTAAATATTTCAAACAGGCAGAAATTGAAAGTAACAATGTAGTGAAATACCTTGATAATCTTGCTGCAGAAAAGAGTGCAACTCTTTAA
- the rplM gene encoding 50S ribosomal protein L13, translating to MNITKMAKANEIKREWIVLDAEGKTFGRLITEVATLLRGKHKPCYTPNVDCGDFVVVINAPKAKFSGMKLDDKEYFTHSGYFGSTKSKTLKEMLEKHPEKLYKLAVRGMLPKTKLGRAMIKKLKVYCDSNHPHTAQVSK from the coding sequence ATGAATATTACCAAAATGGCAAAAGCCAATGAAATCAAACGCGAGTGGATTGTGCTTGATGCAGAAGGAAAGACTTTTGGACGACTTATTACAGAGGTTGCGACATTATTAAGAGGGAAGCATAAGCCTTGCTATACTCCAAATGTAGATTGTGGCGATTTTGTCGTTGTTATTAATGCACCTAAAGCAAAATTTAGCGGTATGAAGCTAGATGATAAAGAATACTTTACACATTCTGGTTATTTTGGAAGCACAAAATCTAAAACACTTAAAGAAATGCTAGAAAAACACCCAGAAAAACTTTATAAATTAGCCGTTCGCGGTATGCTCCCTAAAACAAAATTGGGTCGAGCAATGATTAAGAAGCTTAAAGTTTATTGTGATTCAAATCACCCTCACACTGCACAAGTATCAAAGTAA